In Juglans microcarpa x Juglans regia isolate MS1-56 chromosome 8D, Jm3101_v1.0, whole genome shotgun sequence, the following are encoded in one genomic region:
- the LOC121242656 gene encoding O-fucosyltransferase 7-like isoform X2, which produces MRAGICDMVAVARIINATLVIPELDKRSFWQDSSNFSDVFDEDHFINALANDVRVVKKLPKELAAATRAVKHFRSWSGMDYYRDEIASMWEDFQVIRAAKSDSRLANNNLPPDIQKLRCRACYEALRFSPQIEALGKLLVNRMRSYGRYIALHLRYEKDMLAFSGCTHGLSPAEAYELRMIRENTAYWKIKDIDSGEQRSKGYCPLTPKEVGIFLSALGYPSNTPIYIAAGEIYGGDSHMADLRSRYPILKSKEKLASVEELEPFMDHASQLAALDYIVSVESDVFIPSYSGNMARAVEGHRRFLGHRKTISPDRKTLVRLFDKIERGTLKEGRNLSNRTIEAHRRRQGSPRKRKGPISGTKGMDRFRSEEAFYVNPLPDCLCQRESPNMNTSHIIR; this is translated from the exons ATGCGTGCTGGG ATATGTGACATGGTAGCTGTAGCCCGCATCATAAATGCCACCCTTGTTATTCCAGAACTTGATAAACGGTCGTTTTGGCAGGACTCTAG TAACTTCTCGGACGTTTTTGACGaagatcattttattaatgCTCTGGCTAATGATGTAAGAGTAGTAAAAAAGCTTCCTAAGGAACTGGCTGCTGCTACTAGAGCTGTCAAGCATTTTAGAAGCTGGTCTGGCATGGATTACTACCGGGATGAGATAGCTAGCATGTGGGAGGATTTTCAG gttATTCGTGCTGCCAAATCTGATTCTCGCTTGGCAAATAACAATCTTCCTCCAGACATTCAGAAATTGCGTTGCCGTGCCTGTTATGAAGCCCTCCGTTTTTCACCTCAAATTGAAGCATTGGGAAAA TTGTTGGTCAATCGGATGAGGTCCTATGGTCGTTACATTGCTTTGCATTTACGGTATGAGAAGGACATGCTTGCCTTTAGTGGCTGCACACACGGTCTGTCTCCAGCCGAAGCGTATGAGCTAAGGATGATCAG GGAGAACACTGCATACTGGAAAATAAAGGACATCGATTCTGGGGAACAGAGATCCAAAGGTTACTGCCCCTTGACTCCCAAGGAAGTTGGAATTTTTCTCTCTGCTCTTGGGTACCCATCAAATACCCCTATATACATTGCTGCTGGAGAGATATATGGGGGTGATTCCCATATGGCTGATCTGCGATCCCGCTATCCCATATTAAAGAGCAAG GAAAAATTGGCATCTGTGGAGGAGCTGGAGCCTTTTATGGATCATGCTTCTCAACTTGCTGCACTTGATTACATTGTATCTGTCGAAAGTGATGTATTTATCCCATCTTACTCTGGGAACATGGCAAGGGCAGTTGAAGGTCATCGTCGTTTTCTTGGACATAGGAAAACAATATCACCTGACAG GAAAACTCTTGTTCGTCTGTTTGACAAAATTGAGCGGGGAACTCTGAAAGAAGGCCGAAATTTATCAAATCGAACAATTGAAGCCCATAGAAGACG GCAAGGGTCTCCAAGGAAGAGAAAAGGCCCCATCTCTGGAACAAAGGGCATGGATAGGTTTCGATCGGAAGAAGCCTTTTATGTAAACCCTTTACCAGATTGTTTATGTCAGAGGGAGTCGCCAAATATGAACACCTCTCACATAATCAGGTAG
- the LOC121242658 gene encoding serine--tRNA ligase, chloroplastic/mitochondrial isoform X3, protein MKGKLEPSERQKLIEEGKNLKEGLVALEEDLLKLTDELQQEAQCIPNMTHPDVPIGGEDCSVIRKKVGSPPQFSFQIKDHLQLGKELDLFDFDAAAEVSGSKFYYLKNEAVMLEMGLINWTLLEVMKKGFIPLTTPEIVRSSVVEKCGFQPRGANTQVYSIEGSDQCLIGTAEIPVGGIHMDSILAESLLPLKYAAFSHCFRTEAGAAGAATRGLYRVHQFSKVEMFVLCRPEESDLYHEELIKIEEDLFSSLGLHYKTLDMASGDLGAPAYRKFDVEAWMPGLERFGEISSASNCTDYQSRRLGIRYRPSEPSSASPKKGKANLAPPRFVHTLNATACAVPRMIVCLLENYQQEDGSVTIPEPLRPFMGGLEIIAPKSR, encoded by the exons ATGAAAGGGAAACTGGAACCATCTGAACGTCAAAAACTCATAGAGGAAG GGAAAAATCTGAAAGAAGGACTTGTTGCCTTGGAAGAAGACCTGCTTAAACTTACTGATGAGCTTCAGCAGGAAGCACAGTGTATACCAAATATGACTCATCCGGATGTTCCAATTGGAGGAGAGGACTGTTCAGTGATAAGAAAGAAG GTTGGTAGCCCACCTCAGTTTAGCTTCCAAATCAAGGATCACCTTCAACTTGGGAAAGAACTTGATCTTTTTGATTTTGATGCTGCTGCAGAG GTCAGTGGCTCAAAATTCTACTACCTAAAAAATGAAGCAGTTATGTTAGAGATGGGCCTTATTAACTGGACACTCTTAGAAGTCATGAAGAAGGGCTTTATACCTTTGACAACTCCTGAGATTGTAAGGTCCTCTGTGGTTGAAAAATGTGGTTTCCAACCTCGAGGAGCAAATACCCAG GTTTATTCTATTGAGGGTAGTGACCAGTGTCTCATTGGTACAGCAGAGATTCCAGTGGGGGGGATTCATATGGATTCTATTCTTGCCGAGTCACTGTTACCATTGAAGTATGCTGCATTTTCCCATTGCTTCCGAACTGAAGCCGGTGCCGCAGGTGCAGCAACAAG GGGTCTTTATCGAGTCCACCAGTTCAGCAAGGTGGAGATGTTCGTCTTATGCAGACCAGAGGAGAGTGACCTCTACCACGAGGAGCTCATTAAGATTGAAGAAGACCTCTTTTCATCACTTGGATTGCACTATAA AACTTTGGACATGGCTTCGGGGGATTTAGGCGCACCTGCTTATCGTAAATTTGATGTCGAGGCATGGATGCCTGGCTTAGAACGATTTGGTGAG ATATCAAGTGCATCAAACTGTACTGATTATCAAAGTCGCCGACTGGGAATCCGATATCGCCCATCAGAACCATCATCAGCTAGTCCTAAAAAGGGTAAAGCAAACCTTGCACCACCAAGGTTTGTGCACACATTAAACGCAACTGCCTGTGCAGTTCCACGGATGATTGTTTGCTTACTAGAGAATTACCAGCAAGAAGACGGCTCTGTTACTATCCCTGAGCCATTGAGGCCTTTCATGGGTGGGCTTGAGATTATAGCTCCTAAATCCAGATAG